The following proteins come from a genomic window of Limosilactobacillus reuteri:
- a CDS encoding IS3 family transposase — MSQSGYKVSDLVKVAGVSRQAYYKWLTHEPTVHDIQDQEILKLVKQLEAQHKHCVGYDKMTRLIKQERLSYTVNKKRVMRIMKEHSIKADYRQPKRKRVQEQETYEAQNTLNRQFEQAAANQVWVTDTTEIAYNIRKYKVRLHVVLDLYGQYPLSWIITPTETSTGAIKVFQMAKQKAGGLAPLIHTDRGAAYTSKAFNHYLASNNSQHSYSAPGTPADNAVMGHRWADFKSIWLAHSPQPQTFEDLEQLVTEGIDYFTHSFISGKKNDLTAAEYRFGKAN, encoded by the coding sequence ATGAGCCAAAGTGGTTATAAGGTATCTGATCTAGTTAAAGTAGCCGGGGTAAGTCGGCAGGCTTACTACAAGTGGCTTACCCATGAACCGACGGTTCATGATATTCAAGATCAAGAAATTCTAAAGCTCGTTAAACAGTTAGAAGCACAACATAAACACTGCGTTGGTTATGACAAGATGACCCGTTTGATAAAGCAGGAAAGATTATCATACACAGTTAACAAGAAGCGCGTCATGCGCATTATGAAGGAACACAGTATTAAAGCGGACTATCGTCAGCCTAAGAGAAAACGTGTGCAGGAGCAGGAAACTTATGAAGCACAGAATACCCTGAACCGCCAGTTTGAACAAGCTGCCGCAAATCAGGTGTGGGTGACGGACACGACGGAAATTGCCTACAACATTCGTAAGTACAAAGTCCGTCTACACGTTGTCCTGGATCTATACGGTCAATACCCACTTAGCTGGATTATTACGCCTACAGAAACGAGTACTGGGGCTATTAAAGTATTTCAAATGGCCAAGCAGAAAGCCGGAGGTCTGGCACCGCTAATCCACACTGATCGCGGAGCAGCATATACTTCCAAAGCATTCAACCACTACTTAGCTAGTAATAACAGCCAACATAGTTACTCAGCCCCAGGAACGCCAGCTGATAATGCGGTGATGGGGCACCGGTGGGCTGATTTTAAATCTATCTGGTTAGCACACTCACCACAACCACAAACGTTTGAAGACTTAGAACAGCTGGTGACAGAAGGTATCGATTACTTTACGCATTCCTTTATTTCAGGCAAAAAAAATGACCTTACCGCAGCAGAATATCGCTTCGGCAAGGCCAACTAG
- a CDS encoding YitT family protein, whose translation MFFKDWTKYNSFELVMITLGCSIYAFSLDLVSIPSGLADGGLSGITLIIRHFFHINLGISTLFLNIPLILIGLRYLGKRMMAYTIYGTICLSLFLIIWSQQPLIQPLPLRNDLLLSSLVAGVLSGLGIGLVFRYNGTTGGSDIIARVGQRSFGFSSGKGILIIDYVVLGLSLSYLDLYHIAYSLIVSFVLSKVIDMVQEGPNRAKVLFIVSDKNQKISQLIDVSLNRGLTYLQAEGGYQHDQKQVIYLVVQPREVPQLKQLIKAIDERVFVTVLDAHEVIGEGFSYQRKRYHVNWQHSKE comes from the coding sequence ATGTTTTTTAAAGATTGGACAAAATACAATAGTTTCGAATTAGTTATGATTACGTTGGGATGTAGCATTTATGCGTTCAGTCTAGATTTAGTCTCTATTCCAAGTGGCTTGGCAGACGGCGGTCTGAGCGGAATAACTCTGATTATTCGTCATTTCTTTCATATTAACTTGGGAATTAGTACTTTATTTCTGAATATTCCATTGATACTAATTGGGTTGCGCTACTTAGGCAAGCGCATGATGGCTTACACTATTTATGGCACCATTTGTTTATCACTATTTCTAATAATATGGTCACAGCAGCCTCTGATTCAACCACTACCATTGAGAAATGATTTATTATTGTCATCACTGGTTGCAGGGGTATTATCAGGGTTGGGAATTGGTCTGGTTTTTCGTTATAACGGAACTACTGGTGGTAGTGATATTATTGCTCGGGTTGGTCAGAGAAGTTTTGGATTTTCTTCGGGAAAAGGAATTTTGATTATTGACTACGTAGTATTAGGGCTATCACTATCATACTTAGATCTGTATCACATCGCGTACTCGCTAATTGTTAGTTTCGTATTATCTAAAGTAATTGATATGGTCCAAGAAGGGCCCAATCGTGCTAAGGTATTATTCATTGTGTCAGATAAAAACCAAAAAATTTCCCAATTAATTGATGTTTCTTTAAATAGAGGATTGACATATTTGCAAGCTGAAGGTGGTTATCAGCATGATCAAAAGCAAGTGATTTATTTGGTGGTTCAACCGCGGGAAGTTCCACAATTGAAGCAATTAATTAAAGCGATTGATGAACGGGTATTTGTGACGGTACTGGATGCCCATGAAGTGATTGGAGAGGGCTTTAGTTATCAACGCAAAAGATACCATGTTAATTGGCAGCACAGTAAAGAATAA
- a CDS encoding IS30 family transposase, whose amino-acid sequence MGTTILSFQNRIVIETLHNEGRSLRYIANYLGFSKTTVFNELHRLNGEYQAELAQTDFERKVSQRGRKSSLTKSLKHLIEEKIQVQKWSPEQVAHVVGIAYKTVYNWIDQGWLDVQLPDLPDHGIRRHRAKEKRGTFSHGRSIEERPHKVETPQEFGHFEADTVLSGKRKGQAVATFVERKSRLTIVKRLHGRDSQSMTQAVLELASQLQDKLKTLTVDHGKEFANYQAIEQLTGTQVYFAHAYSPHERGSNENRNRVLRRFIPKGQAIEELSDRQLVQINWYLNSRPLKCLNWHTPIEIFLLNLRH is encoded by the coding sequence ATGGGCACCACTATTTTATCATTCCAGAACCGCATTGTCATTGAAACGCTTCATAATGAAGGACGTTCCTTACGATACATCGCTAATTACTTAGGCTTTAGTAAAACCACAGTCTTTAACGAACTTCACCGGCTCAACGGTGAGTATCAAGCTGAACTAGCGCAAACTGACTTTGAACGCAAGGTTAGTCAACGGGGGCGGAAGTCTTCACTCACTAAAAGCCTTAAGCACTTGATTGAGGAAAAGATTCAAGTCCAGAAGTGGTCCCCTGAACAAGTTGCCCATGTAGTTGGGATTGCCTACAAGACGGTCTATAACTGGATTGATCAAGGATGGCTTGATGTACAGTTACCCGATTTGCCTGATCATGGAATTCGTCGTCATCGTGCTAAAGAAAAGCGTGGTACGTTCAGTCACGGCCGCTCCATTGAGGAGCGTCCTCATAAAGTCGAAACTCCCCAAGAATTCGGCCACTTTGAAGCTGATACCGTACTTTCTGGCAAACGTAAAGGTCAAGCTGTGGCGACTTTTGTGGAGCGTAAGAGTCGCCTGACAATTGTTAAACGGCTCCATGGTCGCGACAGTCAGTCCATGACTCAAGCCGTACTTGAACTAGCTAGTCAACTTCAAGACAAGCTCAAGACGCTTACCGTGGATCATGGGAAAGAGTTCGCTAACTATCAGGCAATTGAACAGCTAACAGGTACTCAGGTTTATTTTGCCCATGCTTATTCACCACATGAACGCGGTAGTAATGAGAACCGTAACCGAGTTTTGCGACGGTTTATTCCCAAGGGACAAGCCATTGAAGAGCTGAGCGATCGCCAGCTGGTTCAAATCAATTGGTATCTGAATTCCCGACCACTTAAATGTCTTAACTGGCACACACCAATCGAGATCTTCTTGCTTAATCTACGTCACTAA
- a CDS encoding helix-turn-helix domain-containing protein: protein MAKQYQIDLKQLTSLLIINNSDQSIGRITQIKTDMVQIAASFTATIFCETYGNELFIFPLIPVSDFQSWNRWQKAISQYGHEHGVALTSTRFVSLAQPAKIRAAYIKNRDTLAITKIIFPHKDYFSEQDLIFAHSCQQLINRDDYKSRLYKLEQLSADLLETLLAFCLDAKENVEQTAKQLYIHPNTVKY from the coding sequence TTGGCGAAACAATACCAGATTGATCTCAAGCAACTAACTAGTTTATTAATCATCAATAATAGTGATCAAAGTATTGGTCGTATAACGCAGATCAAAACAGATATGGTCCAAATTGCCGCATCATTTACAGCTACTATTTTTTGTGAGACATATGGTAATGAACTATTTATATTCCCATTGATACCAGTTAGTGACTTTCAAAGTTGGAATCGTTGGCAAAAAGCAATTAGTCAGTATGGACATGAGCATGGGGTTGCCTTGACCTCGACACGTTTTGTGTCGCTGGCTCAGCCAGCGAAAATCAGAGCAGCCTACATCAAGAACCGTGATACTTTAGCAATAACCAAAATCATTTTTCCACACAAAGATTATTTTTCAGAGCAAGACTTAATATTTGCTCATAGTTGTCAGCAATTAATTAATCGGGATGATTATAAAAGCCGACTGTATAAACTAGAACAATTATCTGCTGATTTACTTGAGACTTTATTGGCTTTTTGTCTTGATGCTAAAGAAAATGTTGAACAAACCGCTAAACAACTTTATATTCATCCTAATACTGTTAAATATTGA
- a CDS encoding PucR family transcriptional regulator ligand-binding domain-containing protein, which produces MGVTTHEILKLPALKGAKVIAGAAALDKIVGSVSVLEYSQPTMVQNEILQHINFNHDEIVLTAFASIKNDITAQCRNIDLLATAGEIGIILFYVGLIVPTIDPRVIATAEQHDFLLLCMPKNEPNITYSSVITEIMFAVFNDQVANPNFAPLLIKKISTMPDYQQNMDMVLRLISDRIHASLALLNDRDKVVVAQNWPQTNHLNWTKLRQLMNRKRQTIPDLIQFDLDKAKSKLLIYKEQGNLNHIAQEQAIETVQIGLNLWGDLNTTPNLADLLETIIQNEPQKQF; this is translated from the coding sequence TTGGGCGTTACAACGCATGAAATACTAAAGTTGCCTGCTTTGAAGGGCGCTAAGGTTATTGCTGGCGCTGCAGCTTTAGATAAAATTGTGGGTTCAGTTAGTGTACTTGAGTACTCACAGCCAACAATGGTTCAAAATGAAATTTTGCAACATATTAATTTTAACCATGATGAAATTGTTCTAACTGCTTTTGCTAGTATCAAGAACGATATAACGGCTCAATGTCGTAATATTGACCTTCTGGCTACTGCTGGTGAGATTGGCATAATTCTCTTTTATGTTGGGCTTATTGTACCGACAATTGATCCTAGGGTAATTGCGACTGCTGAGCAGCATGATTTTCTATTACTGTGTATGCCTAAGAATGAACCCAATATCACATACAGTAGCGTGATTACCGAAATTATGTTCGCTGTTTTTAATGATCAAGTTGCCAATCCTAATTTTGCGCCACTATTAATAAAAAAGATTTCAACAATGCCTGACTACCAACAGAATATGGACATGGTACTGCGCTTGATCAGTGATCGGATACACGCGTCATTGGCTTTGCTCAATGACCGAGATAAGGTGGTTGTTGCTCAGAATTGGCCGCAAACCAATCATTTAAACTGGACTAAGTTGCGTCAATTAATGAATCGCAAGCGGCAAACAATACCTGACTTAATTCAGTTTGATTTAGATAAAGCTAAAAGTAAGTTACTGATTTATAAAGAGCAAGGTAATTTAAATCATATTGCGCAGGAGCAAGCTATCGAAACTGTCCAAATCGGACTAAATTTATGGGGTGATCTAAATACAACGCCCAATTTGGCCGATCTTTTGGAGACCATCATTCAAAATGAACCGCAAAAACAATTTTAA
- the yjeM gene encoding glutamate/gamma-aminobutyrate family transporter YjeM: protein MNKNTIGKISLMSLVLIIFSSIYGFSNAQNAYFQMGYASIIWYILTAVLFFAPSSLMFAEYGASFKDTHGGVFSWLRGSIGEKPAFIGSFIWLAAWVVWLVSSTQFFLVSVSTMISGTDKTQTWHLFGLGANETLGILEIIFLFIVTLIASRGINIISRIASICGTFIIGIAVLFVVFSLIIWLMQGGHLAEPLTATALIKSPNSSFTSPIAVISFIVYALFAYGGMETSAGLIDFVKKPEKTFPRAVIIATVMMTIFYIITIFACGVTANWHRLLGKSSVNLANVEYVLIENMGIVFGDKLGFSHAGALLMGKIFAQYTAFTDVFGGLGAAFVMTYSPIKSFIEGCDPRLLPKKLTKLNDVQMPANAMWMQAVLVSAIILFISFGGDTAGKLYTVLTDMMNVSSSAPYLFLIGAFPFFKMKKTIDRPFVFYKSMTTTWIVSIIVWLVVAIGILFTCIEPVLEHDYSTAFWTAFGPVFFGFVAWAFYSIAEKRGYTSSSVDTQI, encoded by the coding sequence ATGAATAAAAACACAATAGGAAAAATTAGTCTGATGAGTTTGGTTCTAATTATCTTCTCATCGATTTATGGCTTTAGTAACGCCCAAAATGCTTACTTTCAAATGGGCTACGCTAGTATTATTTGGTATATTTTAACTGCAGTCCTCTTTTTTGCACCGTCTTCACTGATGTTTGCTGAATATGGGGCCTCATTTAAAGATACTCATGGGGGGGTCTTTTCGTGGTTACGGGGATCGATTGGGGAAAAGCCCGCTTTTATTGGTTCCTTTATCTGGTTAGCGGCGTGGGTTGTGTGGTTAGTTTCTTCAACTCAGTTTTTCCTGGTTTCTGTTTCAACGATGATCTCTGGAACTGATAAGACCCAGACCTGGCATCTTTTTGGCCTCGGCGCCAATGAAACACTAGGAATTTTAGAAATAATTTTTCTCTTTATTGTTACACTGATTGCTTCGCGAGGGATTAATATTATTTCACGAATTGCCTCAATTTGCGGTACCTTCATAATTGGAATTGCGGTTCTCTTTGTCGTCTTTAGTTTAATTATCTGGCTGATGCAAGGTGGTCATTTAGCAGAGCCACTAACTGCAACTGCGTTGATCAAATCGCCCAATAGTAGCTTTACTTCGCCAATTGCGGTAATTTCCTTTATTGTATATGCCCTATTTGCATACGGTGGAATGGAAACCTCCGCAGGGTTAATTGACTTCGTTAAAAAACCCGAAAAAACTTTCCCGCGAGCAGTAATTATTGCAACTGTTATGATGACGATTTTCTATATTATTACCATTTTTGCTTGTGGTGTTACTGCTAATTGGCATCGCTTACTTGGCAAATCTAGTGTAAATTTAGCAAATGTCGAATATGTTTTGATTGAAAACATGGGGATCGTTTTTGGTGATAAATTAGGCTTTAGTCACGCTGGTGCGCTGTTAATGGGAAAAATTTTTGCTCAGTACACGGCCTTTACGGATGTTTTTGGTGGCCTTGGGGCGGCATTCGTAATGACCTATTCGCCAATTAAATCATTTATTGAAGGCTGTGATCCACGGTTATTACCTAAAAAATTAACTAAACTAAATGATGTTCAGATGCCAGCCAATGCAATGTGGATGCAGGCGGTACTAGTTAGTGCCATTATTCTATTTATTTCCTTTGGTGGGGATACGGCTGGTAAGCTTTATACAGTTCTCACTGATATGATGAATGTTTCTTCATCTGCACCGTACTTATTTTTGATTGGAGCATTTCCATTCTTTAAGATGAAGAAGACCATTGACCGTCCCTTCGTATTTTATAAAAGTATGACAACAACCTGGATTGTTAGTATCATCGTTTGGTTGGTTGTCGCAATTGGGATTCTTTTTACCTGCATCGAACCAGTATTAGAGCATGATTATTCAACTGCTTTTTGGACTGCTTTTGGACCTGTTTTCTTTGGATTTGTTGCGTGGGCTTTCTATTCAATAGCAGAAAAACGAGGCTATACGTCAAGTAGTGTTGATACGCAAATATGA
- a CDS encoding transposase, with protein MLGYDQELRATYNFIQSLKHAYNQRDFTTFFQLLKLRPDSVSHYTIHRCQVLARYKEGIKCGFETKFSNGRTEGINNRIKTIKRVACGYRYFTAFKTRIYLIIGHQIQTN; from the coding sequence ATGTTAGGGTATGACCAAGAGTTAAGAGCCACCTATAATTTTATCCAATCCTTGAAGCATGCTTATAATCAACGTGATTTTACGACTTTCTTTCAATTACTTAAACTTCGGCCAGACAGTGTTAGCCATTATACAATCCACCGTTGCCAGGTTTTAGCGCGTTATAAAGAGGGGATTAAGTGTGGCTTTGAGACTAAGTTCTCAAATGGTCGAACCGAAGGGATTAATAATCGAATTAAGACTATCAAACGAGTTGCCTGTGGTTATCGTTACTTTACGGCATTTAAAACTCGGATTTATTTAATTATTGGCCACCAAATTCAAACTAACTAA